A genomic segment from Brucella pseudogrignonensis encodes:
- a CDS encoding Lrp/AsnC family transcriptional regulator: MDYGDSIDRNLVSILEENARLPASELARRVGLARSSVQERIGRLERRGVILGYRAIVRRATDDNSISAYLFITAAQRIAQRLFATLRAYPEILTADAISGPANIMCRVHVGFLEDLEALIEELAQIEEIENVSYSVVLSNKFNRESSLAHSSAQ, from the coding sequence ATGGACTACGGTGATAGCATCGACCGAAATCTGGTCAGTATCCTGGAAGAGAATGCACGGCTTCCTGCAAGTGAACTGGCCCGGCGCGTGGGTCTTGCCCGATCAAGCGTTCAAGAGCGCATTGGCCGTCTGGAACGACGCGGCGTCATATTGGGCTATCGCGCCATCGTTCGTCGGGCGACGGACGATAACAGCATTTCTGCCTATTTGTTTATCACGGCCGCACAGCGTATCGCGCAACGTCTGTTTGCGACATTGCGTGCTTATCCGGAAATTCTGACTGCGGATGCGATCAGTGGACCGGCCAATATTATGTGCCGCGTGCATGTCGGCTTTCTCGAAGACCTGGAGGCTTTGATTGAAGAGCTGGCACAGATAGAAGAGATCGAGAACGTTAGTTACTCGGTGGTACTTTCCAATAAATTTAATAGAGAAAGCAGTCTGGCGCATTCAAGCGCCCAATAA
- a CDS encoding LysR substrate-binding domain-containing protein yields MRRFLPSLSALHAFDASVRYLSFTRASENLGMTQSGVSRQIQNLESFLGLKLFERAGPRLVLTEEGQSYYEEVSRILAKLEEVSMDAVRGYKTQSLLKVGLPPTLMRKWAPGIISTFARSHPQIWFEVFPCSHDLDWSKSDLDLAVLRGIGNWANVRSHLLFDEELVVIGSPDVVPENGLKGDVELLDFPLIQNSNRPSLWLHWLRGAGIHYNKRIFGPRLPTHDIIIECAVAGMGLAIAPKIFVQDELRSGKLKLALDRVQTSGESYFLCSAQARQGSKNVRLFRDWFIAEAKRHRHQVPVASGTQI; encoded by the coding sequence ATGCGACGTTTTCTTCCCTCACTCTCAGCACTGCACGCTTTTGATGCCTCCGTGCGATATCTCAGTTTTACGCGTGCTTCTGAAAACTTAGGCATGACGCAAAGCGGCGTTAGCCGTCAGATTCAAAATCTTGAATCTTTTCTTGGCCTTAAACTATTTGAACGTGCGGGGCCGCGACTGGTTTTAACGGAAGAAGGGCAAAGCTATTACGAAGAAGTCTCGCGCATCCTTGCCAAGCTTGAAGAAGTATCGATGGATGCGGTGCGCGGCTATAAAACGCAAAGTCTGCTCAAAGTTGGCCTGCCGCCAACACTGATGCGCAAATGGGCTCCGGGCATTATCAGCACCTTTGCGAGATCGCATCCGCAAATATGGTTTGAAGTGTTTCCGTGCTCACACGACCTAGACTGGAGCAAATCTGATCTCGATCTTGCAGTGCTGCGCGGCATCGGCAACTGGGCGAATGTACGCAGCCACTTGCTTTTCGATGAAGAGCTGGTCGTGATTGGCTCGCCCGACGTGGTGCCCGAGAATGGGCTGAAGGGAGACGTAGAACTGCTCGATTTTCCACTGATCCAGAATTCAAACCGGCCAAGCCTATGGCTGCACTGGCTGCGTGGCGCGGGTATTCATTATAATAAGCGCATCTTTGGGCCGCGCTTGCCAACGCATGATATTATCATCGAATGCGCTGTTGCGGGGATGGGGCTTGCGATAGCGCCCAAAATTTTCGTGCAGGACGAATTGCGCTCTGGAAAGCTCAAGCTGGCACTTGATCGTGTTCAGACATCTGGAGAGAGCTACTTTCTGTGCTCTGCACAAGCGCGTCAGGGATCAAAAAACGTCCGTCTGTTTCGCGACTGGTTCATCGCAGAAGCAAAACGCCACAGACATCAAGTGCCTGTGGCGTCGGGTACTCAAATATAG